A genomic stretch from Malus domestica chromosome 15, GDT2T_hap1 includes:
- the LOC103400884 gene encoding F-box protein At5g49610-like, which yields MASPPSLPSEILFDQILTRIKSLYSLGRCRLVSKDWNHITYDSWFWHLFCKRSGTVSGLLIPNKYSSTLASIDSKSNKTLILSSLLNFLPVPVKIKAVSSTHGLVFCVSQNPRPSSVAPDYFVCKPTTLQYEILPNPKTRYFNRITAMVVLSSKPLRYKIIRFSDPKTPISVYKPHHKLKSYNNLMCEVFDSNTWAWKKLKDVTSLPYCVFFGFHRPCVTACGACYWLLTNNQVFAFYYGDNEDRWEIFDLPQPVRDSDCFNFNQLVEYQGHLGLIYFDRRETFMKLWVMEDHDKKVWSKRQALNIDLEVLEDLEGYCAPFPEALYNSDIALMKGFYKVIFYNFQDSSCKVARLRDQPYEIFKLQSDFEKVNLRGPWRWQDFSFIFFLFAFALFSYGLCFVLGL from the coding sequence ATGGCTTCACCACCATCTCTTCCTTCTGAAATATTGTTTGATCAGATTTTAACGCGAATCAAATCACTCTATAGTCTAGGCCGTTGTAGGCTGGTTTCGAAGGACTGGAATCACATCACATATGACTCATGGTTCTGGCATTTGTTTTGTAAGAGGAGCGGCACAGTTTCTGGGCTTTTAATTCCGAACAAATATTCATCAACCTTGGCGTCTATTGATAGTAAGTCCAACAAGACTTTGATACTTTCATCGCTACTAAACTTCTTGCCTGTTCCtgtcaagatcaaagctgtcaGTAGTACTCATGGCCTAGTGTTTTGCGTGAGCCAAAACCCTAGACCCTCCTCCGTGGCACCTGATTATTTTGTGTGCAAGCCGACTACTCTACAATATGAGATATTACCCAATCCAAAAACTAGGTACTTTAACAGAATAACTGCTATGGTTGTGTTGAGCTCGAAACCCTTAAGGTACAAGATTATTCGGTTCTCAGATCCCAAAACTCCAATCTCCGTCTACAAGCCTCATCATAAACTAAAAAGCTACAACAACCTAATGTGCGAGGTGTTTGATTCAAACACTTGGGCATGGAAGAAACTGAAGGATGTTACTAGTTTACCCTATTGTGTTTTCTTCGGTTTTCACCGGCCTTGTGTAACAGCATGCGGCGCGTGCTACTGGCTTCTAACAAACAACCAAGTATTCGCTTTTTATTACGGAGATAACGAAGATAGATGGGAAATATTTGATTTACCGCAGCCGGTACGTGATAGTGACTGTTTCAATTTTAACCAACTCGTGGAGTACCAAGGTCATCTTGGTTTGATTTATTTTGATAGAAGAGAGACGTTCATGAAGTTATGGGTAATGGAAGATCATGATAAAAAAGTATGGAGCAAGAGACAAGCATTGAACATTGATCTTGAAGttcttgaagatttggagggcTATTGTGCTCCTTTTCCTGAAGCACTTTACAACAGTGATATTGCACTGATGAAAGGGTTCTACAAAGTTATCTTTTACAACTTTCAGGATTCTAGCTGTAAGGTGGCTCGGCTACGGGATCAACCTTATGAGATTTTCAAGCTGCAGTCGGATTTTGAGAAAGTTAATTTGAGGGGTCCGTGGAGATGGCAAGACTTtagtttcatcttcttcttgtttgCTTTTGCTCTGTTTAGTTATGGTTTATGTTTTGTGTTAGGTTTATAA